One Buteo buteo chromosome 4, bButBut1.hap1.1, whole genome shotgun sequence DNA segment encodes these proteins:
- the PLEKHA1 gene encoding pleckstrin homology domain-containing family A member 1 isoform X4 codes for MPYVDRQNRICGFLDIEENENSGKFLRRYFILDTREDSLVWYMDNPQNLPSGSPPVGVIKLTYISKVSDATKLRPKAEFCFVMNAGMRKYFLQANDQQDLVEWVNVLNKATKITVPKQSDPLCQMDNANRQAESPGGKKQVSYRTEIVGGVPIITPTQKEEISECSDGADRNYLKRSQSHLPYFTAKHPPDNAIIKAGYCVKQGAVMKNWKRRYFQLDENTIGYFKSELEKEPLRVIPLKEVHKVQECKQSDIMMRDNLFEIVTTSRTFYVQADSPEDMHSWIKAISGAIVAQRGPGRSAASMRQARRLSNPCIQRSIPSLLPNSTMLSVLPSQPQPPHIPQPLTAALWSQTLTPNTLPWRSEDFTNLLPRPSQGATRSRLSLQENQLPK; via the exons ATGCCTTATGTGGATCGTCAGAATCGCATTTGTGGTTTCCTAGAtattgaagaaaatgagaatagTGGGAAATTTCTGCGGCGGTACTTCATTCTGGACACACGAGAAGACAGTCTGGTGTGGTACATGGATAACCCACAG AATCTTCCCTCTGGATCTCCACCTGTTGGAGTCATTAAACTTACCTATATTTCAAAG GTTAGCGATGCAACTAAGCTAAGGCCAAAGGCAGAATTCTGTTTTG TTATGAATGCAGGGatgagaaaatactttctaCAAGCCAATGATCAGCAGGACCTAGTTGAATGGGTAAATGTTCTGAACAAAGCTACCAAAATCACA GTACCAAAGCAGTCTGATCCTCTCTGTCAAATGGATAATGCAAACCGCCAAGCTGAAAGCCCAGGTGGAAAGAAGCAAGTCTCTTACAGGACAGAAATTGTTGGCGGTGTTCCTATCATTACACCTACCCAG aaagaagaaatcagtgAGTGCAGTGATGGGGCTGATAGGAATTACCTGAAACGGTCACAAAGTCACCTTCCTTATTTCACTGCTAAGCATCCCCCAGATAATGCTATCATCAAAGCTGGCTACTGTGTAAAACAAGGAGCAGTG ATGAAGAACTGGAAGAGAAGATACTTTCAGTTAGATGAAAACACAATAGGATATTTCAAGTCTGAACTG gaAAAGGAACCTCTCAGGGTTATACCACTTAAGGAGGTCCATAAAGTTCAGGAATGCAAGCAAAG TGATATAATGATGAGAGACAATCTCTTTGAAATTGTAACAACTTCTCGAACCTTTTATGTAcag GCGGACAGTCCAGAAGACATGCACAGTTGGATAAAAGCAATTTCTGGGGCCATTGTAGCACAGCGGGGACCTGGAAGATCAGCAGCTTCC ATGCGGCAGGCCAGAAGGCTGTCGAATCCTTGTATACAGAG GAGCATACCGAGTCTTCTTCCGAACTCAACCATGCTCTCCGTTCTGCcgtcccagccccagccacctCACATTCCACAGCCACTCACGGCAGCCCTCTGGTCCCAAACCCTCACGCCAAATACCCTGCCTTGGAGAAGCGAGGATTTCACGAATCTTTTACCAAGGCCAAGCCAGGGAGCTACAAGATCCAGGTTGTCGCTCCAAGAGAATCAGCTCCCAAAGTGA
- the PLEKHA1 gene encoding pleckstrin homology domain-containing family A member 1 isoform X6 encodes MPYVDRQNRICGFLDIEENENSGKFLRRYFILDTREDSLVWYMDNPQNLPSGSPPVGVIKLTYISKVSDATKLRPKAEFCFVMNAGMRKYFLQANDQQDLVEWVNVLNKATKITVPKQSDPLCQMDNANRQAESPGGKKQVSYRTEIVGGVPIITPTQKEEISECSDGADRNYLKRSQSHLPYFTAKHPPDNAIIKAGYCVKQGAVMKNWKRRYFQLDENTIGYFKSELEKEPLRVIPLKEVHKVQECKQSDIMMRDNLFEIVTTSRTFYVQADSPEDMHSWIKAISGAIVAQRGPGRSAASVCYSEPQRK; translated from the exons ATGCCTTATGTGGATCGTCAGAATCGCATTTGTGGTTTCCTAGAtattgaagaaaatgagaatagTGGGAAATTTCTGCGGCGGTACTTCATTCTGGACACACGAGAAGACAGTCTGGTGTGGTACATGGATAACCCACAG AATCTTCCCTCTGGATCTCCACCTGTTGGAGTCATTAAACTTACCTATATTTCAAAG GTTAGCGATGCAACTAAGCTAAGGCCAAAGGCAGAATTCTGTTTTG TTATGAATGCAGGGatgagaaaatactttctaCAAGCCAATGATCAGCAGGACCTAGTTGAATGGGTAAATGTTCTGAACAAAGCTACCAAAATCACA GTACCAAAGCAGTCTGATCCTCTCTGTCAAATGGATAATGCAAACCGCCAAGCTGAAAGCCCAGGTGGAAAGAAGCAAGTCTCTTACAGGACAGAAATTGTTGGCGGTGTTCCTATCATTACACCTACCCAG aaagaagaaatcagtgAGTGCAGTGATGGGGCTGATAGGAATTACCTGAAACGGTCACAAAGTCACCTTCCTTATTTCACTGCTAAGCATCCCCCAGATAATGCTATCATCAAAGCTGGCTACTGTGTAAAACAAGGAGCAGTG ATGAAGAACTGGAAGAGAAGATACTTTCAGTTAGATGAAAACACAATAGGATATTTCAAGTCTGAACTG gaAAAGGAACCTCTCAGGGTTATACCACTTAAGGAGGTCCATAAAGTTCAGGAATGCAAGCAAAG TGATATAATGATGAGAGACAATCTCTTTGAAATTGTAACAACTTCTCGAACCTTTTATGTAcag GCGGACAGTCCAGAAGACATGCACAGTTGGATAAAAGCAATTTCTGGGGCCATTGTAGCACAGCGGGGACCTGGAAGATCAGCAGCTTCCGTATGTTATTCTGAACCTCAGAGAAAAT GA
- the PLEKHA1 gene encoding pleckstrin homology domain-containing family A member 1 isoform X3, with amino-acid sequence MPYVDRQNRICGFLDIEENENSGKFLRRYFILDTREDSLVWYMDNPQNLPSGSPPVGVIKLTYISKVSDATKLRPKAEFCFVMNAGMRKYFLQANDQQDLVEWVNVLNKATKITVPKQSDPLCQMDNANRQAESPGGKKQVSYRTEIVGGVPIITPTQKEEISECSDGADRNYLKRSQSHLPYFTAKHPPDNAIIKAGYCVKQGAVMKNWKRRYFQLDENTIGYFKSELEKEPLRVIPLKEVHKVQECKQSDIMMRDNLFEIVTTSRTFYVQADSPEDMHSWIKAISGAIVAQRGPGRSAASMRQARRLSNPCIQRYTSRTGECSTSIPSLLPNSTMLSVLPSQPQPPHIPQPLTAALWSQTLTPNTLPWRSEDFTNLLPRPSQGATRSRLSLQENQLPK; translated from the exons ATGCCTTATGTGGATCGTCAGAATCGCATTTGTGGTTTCCTAGAtattgaagaaaatgagaatagTGGGAAATTTCTGCGGCGGTACTTCATTCTGGACACACGAGAAGACAGTCTGGTGTGGTACATGGATAACCCACAG AATCTTCCCTCTGGATCTCCACCTGTTGGAGTCATTAAACTTACCTATATTTCAAAG GTTAGCGATGCAACTAAGCTAAGGCCAAAGGCAGAATTCTGTTTTG TTATGAATGCAGGGatgagaaaatactttctaCAAGCCAATGATCAGCAGGACCTAGTTGAATGGGTAAATGTTCTGAACAAAGCTACCAAAATCACA GTACCAAAGCAGTCTGATCCTCTCTGTCAAATGGATAATGCAAACCGCCAAGCTGAAAGCCCAGGTGGAAAGAAGCAAGTCTCTTACAGGACAGAAATTGTTGGCGGTGTTCCTATCATTACACCTACCCAG aaagaagaaatcagtgAGTGCAGTGATGGGGCTGATAGGAATTACCTGAAACGGTCACAAAGTCACCTTCCTTATTTCACTGCTAAGCATCCCCCAGATAATGCTATCATCAAAGCTGGCTACTGTGTAAAACAAGGAGCAGTG ATGAAGAACTGGAAGAGAAGATACTTTCAGTTAGATGAAAACACAATAGGATATTTCAAGTCTGAACTG gaAAAGGAACCTCTCAGGGTTATACCACTTAAGGAGGTCCATAAAGTTCAGGAATGCAAGCAAAG TGATATAATGATGAGAGACAATCTCTTTGAAATTGTAACAACTTCTCGAACCTTTTATGTAcag GCGGACAGTCCAGAAGACATGCACAGTTGGATAAAAGCAATTTCTGGGGCCATTGTAGCACAGCGGGGACCTGGAAGATCAGCAGCTTCC ATGCGGCAGGCCAGAAGGCTGTCGAATCCTTGTATACAGAGGTATACATCACGAACTGGTGAATGCAGCAC GAGCATACCGAGTCTTCTTCCGAACTCAACCATGCTCTCCGTTCTGCcgtcccagccccagccacctCACATTCCACAGCCACTCACGGCAGCCCTCTGGTCCCAAACCCTCACGCCAAATACCCTGCCTTGGAGAAGCGAGGATTTCACGAATCTTTTACCAAGGCCAAGCCAGGGAGCTACAAGATCCAGGTTGTCGCTCCAAGAGAATCAGCTCCCAAAGTGA
- the PLEKHA1 gene encoding pleckstrin homology domain-containing family A member 1 isoform X5 has protein sequence MPYVDRQNRICGFLDIEENENSGKFLRRYFILDTREDSLVWYMDNPQNLPSGSPPVGVIKLTYISKVSDATKLRPKAEFCFVMNAGMRKYFLQANDQQDLVEWVNVLNKATKITVPKQSDPLCQMDNANRQAESPGGKKQVSYRTEIVGGVPIITPTQKEEISECSDGADRNYLKRSQSHLPYFTAKHPPDNAIIKAGYCVKQGAVMKNWKRRYFQLDENTIGYFKSELEKEPLRVIPLKEVHKVQECKQSDIMMRDNLFEIVTTSRTFYVQADSPEDMHSWIKAISGAIVAQRGPGRSAASVCYSEPQRKYAAGQKAVESLYTEVYITNW, from the exons ATGCCTTATGTGGATCGTCAGAATCGCATTTGTGGTTTCCTAGAtattgaagaaaatgagaatagTGGGAAATTTCTGCGGCGGTACTTCATTCTGGACACACGAGAAGACAGTCTGGTGTGGTACATGGATAACCCACAG AATCTTCCCTCTGGATCTCCACCTGTTGGAGTCATTAAACTTACCTATATTTCAAAG GTTAGCGATGCAACTAAGCTAAGGCCAAAGGCAGAATTCTGTTTTG TTATGAATGCAGGGatgagaaaatactttctaCAAGCCAATGATCAGCAGGACCTAGTTGAATGGGTAAATGTTCTGAACAAAGCTACCAAAATCACA GTACCAAAGCAGTCTGATCCTCTCTGTCAAATGGATAATGCAAACCGCCAAGCTGAAAGCCCAGGTGGAAAGAAGCAAGTCTCTTACAGGACAGAAATTGTTGGCGGTGTTCCTATCATTACACCTACCCAG aaagaagaaatcagtgAGTGCAGTGATGGGGCTGATAGGAATTACCTGAAACGGTCACAAAGTCACCTTCCTTATTTCACTGCTAAGCATCCCCCAGATAATGCTATCATCAAAGCTGGCTACTGTGTAAAACAAGGAGCAGTG ATGAAGAACTGGAAGAGAAGATACTTTCAGTTAGATGAAAACACAATAGGATATTTCAAGTCTGAACTG gaAAAGGAACCTCTCAGGGTTATACCACTTAAGGAGGTCCATAAAGTTCAGGAATGCAAGCAAAG TGATATAATGATGAGAGACAATCTCTTTGAAATTGTAACAACTTCTCGAACCTTTTATGTAcag GCGGACAGTCCAGAAGACATGCACAGTTGGATAAAAGCAATTTCTGGGGCCATTGTAGCACAGCGGGGACCTGGAAGATCAGCAGCTTCCGTATGTTATTCTGAACCTCAGAGAAAAT ATGCGGCAGGCCAGAAGGCTGTCGAATCCTTGTATACAGAGGTATACATCACGAACTGGTGA
- the PLEKHA1 gene encoding pleckstrin homology domain-containing family A member 1 isoform X2 — translation MPYVDRQNRICGFLDIEENENSGKFLRRYFILDTREDSLVWYMDNPQNLPSGSPPVGVIKLTYISKVSDATKLRPKAEFCFVMNAGMRKYFLQANDQQDLVEWVNVLNKATKITVPKQSDPLCQMDNANRQAESPGGKKQVSYRTEIVGGVPIITPTQKEEISECSDGADRNYLKRSQSHLPYFTAKHPPDNAIIKAGYCVKQGAVMKNWKRRYFQLDENTIGYFKSELEKEPLRVIPLKEVHKVQECKQSDIMMRDNLFEIVTTSRTFYVQADSPEDMHSWIKAISGAIVAQRGPGRSAASEHTESSSELNHALRSAVPAPATSHSTATHGSPLVPNPHAKYPALEKRGFHESFTKAKPGSYKIQVVAPRESAPKVTERGLLEPQSKNGTQEQDPGLVDLDDASLPVSDV, via the exons ATGCCTTATGTGGATCGTCAGAATCGCATTTGTGGTTTCCTAGAtattgaagaaaatgagaatagTGGGAAATTTCTGCGGCGGTACTTCATTCTGGACACACGAGAAGACAGTCTGGTGTGGTACATGGATAACCCACAG AATCTTCCCTCTGGATCTCCACCTGTTGGAGTCATTAAACTTACCTATATTTCAAAG GTTAGCGATGCAACTAAGCTAAGGCCAAAGGCAGAATTCTGTTTTG TTATGAATGCAGGGatgagaaaatactttctaCAAGCCAATGATCAGCAGGACCTAGTTGAATGGGTAAATGTTCTGAACAAAGCTACCAAAATCACA GTACCAAAGCAGTCTGATCCTCTCTGTCAAATGGATAATGCAAACCGCCAAGCTGAAAGCCCAGGTGGAAAGAAGCAAGTCTCTTACAGGACAGAAATTGTTGGCGGTGTTCCTATCATTACACCTACCCAG aaagaagaaatcagtgAGTGCAGTGATGGGGCTGATAGGAATTACCTGAAACGGTCACAAAGTCACCTTCCTTATTTCACTGCTAAGCATCCCCCAGATAATGCTATCATCAAAGCTGGCTACTGTGTAAAACAAGGAGCAGTG ATGAAGAACTGGAAGAGAAGATACTTTCAGTTAGATGAAAACACAATAGGATATTTCAAGTCTGAACTG gaAAAGGAACCTCTCAGGGTTATACCACTTAAGGAGGTCCATAAAGTTCAGGAATGCAAGCAAAG TGATATAATGATGAGAGACAATCTCTTTGAAATTGTAACAACTTCTCGAACCTTTTATGTAcag GCGGACAGTCCAGAAGACATGCACAGTTGGATAAAAGCAATTTCTGGGGCCATTGTAGCACAGCGGGGACCTGGAAGATCAGCAGCTTCC GAGCATACCGAGTCTTCTTCCGAACTCAACCATGCTCTCCGTTCTGCcgtcccagccccagccacctCACATTCCACAGCCACTCACGGCAGCCCTCTGGTCCCAAACCCTCACGCCAAATACCCTGCCTTGGAGAAGCGAGGATTTCACGAATCTTTTACCAAGGCCAAGCCAGGGAGCTACAAGATCCAGGTTGTCGCTCCAAGAGAATCAGCTCCCAAAGTGACTGAACGGGGCCTCTTGGAACCCCAAAGTAAAAATGGCACTCAGGAACAGGATCCTGGCCTTGTGGATCTGGATGATGCAAGCCTTCCAGTTAGTGATGTGTAG
- the PLEKHA1 gene encoding pleckstrin homology domain-containing family A member 1 isoform X1: protein MPYVDRQNRICGFLDIEENENSGKFLRRYFILDTREDSLVWYMDNPQNLPSGSPPVGVIKLTYISKVSDATKLRPKAEFCFVMNAGMRKYFLQANDQQDLVEWVNVLNKATKITVPKQSDPLCQMDNANRQAESPGGKKQVSYRTEIVGGVPIITPTQKEEISECSDGADRNYLKRSQSHLPYFTAKHPPDNAIIKAGYCVKQGAVMKNWKRRYFQLDENTIGYFKSELEKEPLRVIPLKEVHKVQECKQSDIMMRDNLFEIVTTSRTFYVQADSPEDMHSWIKAISGAIVAQRGPGRSAASVCYSEPQRKYAAGQKAVESLYTEEHTESSSELNHALRSAVPAPATSHSTATHGSPLVPNPHAKYPALEKRGFHESFTKAKPGSYKIQVVAPRESAPKVTERGLLEPQSKNGTQEQDPGLVDLDDASLPVSDV, encoded by the exons ATGCCTTATGTGGATCGTCAGAATCGCATTTGTGGTTTCCTAGAtattgaagaaaatgagaatagTGGGAAATTTCTGCGGCGGTACTTCATTCTGGACACACGAGAAGACAGTCTGGTGTGGTACATGGATAACCCACAG AATCTTCCCTCTGGATCTCCACCTGTTGGAGTCATTAAACTTACCTATATTTCAAAG GTTAGCGATGCAACTAAGCTAAGGCCAAAGGCAGAATTCTGTTTTG TTATGAATGCAGGGatgagaaaatactttctaCAAGCCAATGATCAGCAGGACCTAGTTGAATGGGTAAATGTTCTGAACAAAGCTACCAAAATCACA GTACCAAAGCAGTCTGATCCTCTCTGTCAAATGGATAATGCAAACCGCCAAGCTGAAAGCCCAGGTGGAAAGAAGCAAGTCTCTTACAGGACAGAAATTGTTGGCGGTGTTCCTATCATTACACCTACCCAG aaagaagaaatcagtgAGTGCAGTGATGGGGCTGATAGGAATTACCTGAAACGGTCACAAAGTCACCTTCCTTATTTCACTGCTAAGCATCCCCCAGATAATGCTATCATCAAAGCTGGCTACTGTGTAAAACAAGGAGCAGTG ATGAAGAACTGGAAGAGAAGATACTTTCAGTTAGATGAAAACACAATAGGATATTTCAAGTCTGAACTG gaAAAGGAACCTCTCAGGGTTATACCACTTAAGGAGGTCCATAAAGTTCAGGAATGCAAGCAAAG TGATATAATGATGAGAGACAATCTCTTTGAAATTGTAACAACTTCTCGAACCTTTTATGTAcag GCGGACAGTCCAGAAGACATGCACAGTTGGATAAAAGCAATTTCTGGGGCCATTGTAGCACAGCGGGGACCTGGAAGATCAGCAGCTTCCGTATGTTATTCTGAACCTCAGAGAAAAT ATGCGGCAGGCCAGAAGGCTGTCGAATCCTTGTATACAGAG GAGCATACCGAGTCTTCTTCCGAACTCAACCATGCTCTCCGTTCTGCcgtcccagccccagccacctCACATTCCACAGCCACTCACGGCAGCCCTCTGGTCCCAAACCCTCACGCCAAATACCCTGCCTTGGAGAAGCGAGGATTTCACGAATCTTTTACCAAGGCCAAGCCAGGGAGCTACAAGATCCAGGTTGTCGCTCCAAGAGAATCAGCTCCCAAAGTGACTGAACGGGGCCTCTTGGAACCCCAAAGTAAAAATGGCACTCAGGAACAGGATCCTGGCCTTGTGGATCTGGATGATGCAAGCCTTCCAGTTAGTGATGTGTAG
- the PLEKHA1 gene encoding pleckstrin homology domain-containing family A member 1 isoform X7, with translation MRIVGNFCGGTSFWTHEKTVWCGTWITHRIFPLDLHLLESLNLPIFQSDATKLRPKAEFCFVMNAGMRKYFLQANDQQDLVEWVNVLNKATKITVPKQSDPLCQMDNANRQAESPGGKKQVSYRTEIVGGVPIITPTQKEEISECSDGADRNYLKRSQSHLPYFTAKHPPDNAIIKAGYCVKQGAVMKNWKRRYFQLDENTIGYFKSELEKEPLRVIPLKEVHKVQECKQSDIMMRDNLFEIVTTSRTFYVQADSPEDMHSWIKAISGAIVAQRGPGRSAASEHTESSSELNHALRSAVPAPATSHSTATHGSPLVPNPHAKYPALEKRGFHESFTKAKPGSYKIQVVAPRESAPKVTERGLLEPQSKNGTQEQDPGLVDLDDASLPVSDV, from the exons atgagaatagTGGGAAATTTCTGCGGCGGTACTTCATTCTGGACACACGAGAAGACAGTCTGGTGTGGTACATGGATAACCCACAG AATCTTCCCTCTGGATCTCCACCTGTTGGAGTCATTAAACTTACCTATATTTCAAAG CGATGCAACTAAGCTAAGGCCAAAGGCAGAATTCTGTTTTG TTATGAATGCAGGGatgagaaaatactttctaCAAGCCAATGATCAGCAGGACCTAGTTGAATGGGTAAATGTTCTGAACAAAGCTACCAAAATCACA GTACCAAAGCAGTCTGATCCTCTCTGTCAAATGGATAATGCAAACCGCCAAGCTGAAAGCCCAGGTGGAAAGAAGCAAGTCTCTTACAGGACAGAAATTGTTGGCGGTGTTCCTATCATTACACCTACCCAG aaagaagaaatcagtgAGTGCAGTGATGGGGCTGATAGGAATTACCTGAAACGGTCACAAAGTCACCTTCCTTATTTCACTGCTAAGCATCCCCCAGATAATGCTATCATCAAAGCTGGCTACTGTGTAAAACAAGGAGCAGTG ATGAAGAACTGGAAGAGAAGATACTTTCAGTTAGATGAAAACACAATAGGATATTTCAAGTCTGAACTG gaAAAGGAACCTCTCAGGGTTATACCACTTAAGGAGGTCCATAAAGTTCAGGAATGCAAGCAAAG TGATATAATGATGAGAGACAATCTCTTTGAAATTGTAACAACTTCTCGAACCTTTTATGTAcag GCGGACAGTCCAGAAGACATGCACAGTTGGATAAAAGCAATTTCTGGGGCCATTGTAGCACAGCGGGGACCTGGAAGATCAGCAGCTTCC GAGCATACCGAGTCTTCTTCCGAACTCAACCATGCTCTCCGTTCTGCcgtcccagccccagccacctCACATTCCACAGCCACTCACGGCAGCCCTCTGGTCCCAAACCCTCACGCCAAATACCCTGCCTTGGAGAAGCGAGGATTTCACGAATCTTTTACCAAGGCCAAGCCAGGGAGCTACAAGATCCAGGTTGTCGCTCCAAGAGAATCAGCTCCCAAAGTGACTGAACGGGGCCTCTTGGAACCCCAAAGTAAAAATGGCACTCAGGAACAGGATCCTGGCCTTGTGGATCTGGATGATGCAAGCCTTCCAGTTAGTGATGTGTAG